In Neodiprion pinetum isolate iyNeoPine1 chromosome 6, iyNeoPine1.2, whole genome shotgun sequence, one genomic interval encodes:
- the vret gene encoding uncharacterized protein vret isoform X2, with translation MARANNLDNWDPMAAHYRDANVNSYEHGPGMNLTPYARGGPETEYKLYVSNIPAELDQDGVSHLFANYGTPSSVISPPNAGWAFVSYTSFREAEKAIREVHGVKPLELRVTFAKKREERLDRNMGPRRTIESKPVPFTCNPENQPREYISPEQIPRHAAPPDRLKVSTDGTRYVTMGRGYTRYELPPRYPNVHQHIRAVYEKREAGLYQYGVNRIAEQIGKCQYCTKPASGRCQRCQEFYCNRACQVADWPRHKVDCQEIPGLDPGIDLASLSISSGDEQPVQSMNKRSVLKLRRPVKRAEFPNAPNSTSTPILDTSLTFGKENIPIFSQNQHKRDHLGDQKRVFDESISHNSGGWKPVNNGDSQILRTANAQGRESNTNHKSNLLNEMPKAEIQTQQVPKDASRPESSKSSSHGSYRVKDAKEQNMHQLKAQVQVQHSNKLTKTSDRGEPRNQEQEIYQQTTHQNKSMQINNAEIAKPKFKLDLGDPDISFRRVTNAPGHADIRPVSKGALHQNNDAVAGQSRSQPTTKPVENDVNAKKIAQSCSKGEAVQPYFLSNSPTKTTGMYQNAQAPPLSPAKGPKNIVELLDEKEEGCFEAHVLLGGNKAAVTVCVEKFRQECEDIFSVLPKECDKISVDPNFKPKVGDLICGKRQDDWIRGTVQSLVPSLRLFAVDEGRVESVSAVKPLPQGFRILPTLGAICEVSDAEFKLEPMSQYVFAVVNNKYQDVSKDGIEIIVYNSEQKSGKAILKPWAPTSEQKGVPYASLTSGTEICIASFRNHNMIFVRSLVPSEMETFNRLTQEVAKWSTKVQKLTELPVVGEMVLAKYIEDGNFYRAIVRQIKEQKIIVSYVDFGNSETTSLENLRPISNSLKEYKSCVARIVLKNVPKDVPMTKELSEYLGMLAGMEKPLMCTFEGSPFTDGVILKASDGTCINEKVLKLLTPSWKTEEDEKTVFLLSDLEVAELGESGQTLNVLSLFSYGPLLHILAPYDVELINHINDVMATQIKDYCDQQKDHYIPRPDELCIAPYEGIWYRAVCLETNTTPTESTVNFIDFGNVETVSHKNIKVMNKDFMSTKTLANVCQVVNLGPLDEAGDLQPKIAKRVEELVPNNSAVMVKIVERSKPGEYIVEFPEIRDILVKEGLIEV, from the exons ATGGCACGGGCTAATAATTTAGACAATTGGGATCCGATGGCTGCTCATTACCGCGACGCCAACGTCAATTCGTACGAGCACGGACCTGGAATGAATCTGACGCCTTATGCTAG GGGAGGACCGGAAACGGAGTATAAACTCTACGTGTCGAATATCCCAGCAGAGCTAGACCAG GATGGTGTATCCCATCTTTTCGCGAATTACGGCACACCGTCCAGTGTTATATCCCCTCCGAATGCTGGCTGGGCGTTTGTGAGCTATACGAGTTTCCGTGAGGCAGAAAAGGCCATCAGAGAGGTCCATGGCGTCAAACCTTTGGAACTTCGCGTAACATTTGCAAAGAAACGTGAGGAACGACTCGATCGAAATATGGGCCCTCGCCGGACAATAGAATCCAAACCAGTACCTTTTACGTGCAATCCAGAGAACCAGCCGAGGGAGTACATCAGTCCTGAACAGATTCCACGACATGCTGCACCGCC AGATCGGCTGAAAGTATCCACTGATGGGACCAGATATGTTACCATGGGGCGTGGCTACACCAGGTATGAACTGCCACCACGATATCCTAATGTGCACCAGCATATAAGAGCTGTTTACGAAAAAAGAGAAGCC gggCTCTATCAGTATGGCGTAAATAGAATTGCTGAGCAGATCGGCAAGTGTCAATACTGTACCAAACCAGCTTCAGGCCGCTGCCAGCGTTGTCAGGAATTTTATTGCAACAGAGCCTGCCAGGTAGCTGACTGGCCGAGGCATAAAGTTGATTGCCAGGAAATACC AGGATTGGACCCTGGAATTGACTTAGCGTCTCTTTCTATCTCAAGCGGTGATGAGCAACCAGTACAATCAATGAATAAACGAAGTGTTCTGAAACTGAGACGCCCAGTAAAACGAGCAGAGTTCCCGAATGCACCAAATTCGACATCAACACCTATTCTAGACACATCTCTGAcatttggaaaagaaaatatcccgattttttcacagaatcaACACAAACGCGATCACCTCGGTGATCAAAAGAGAGTTTTTGATGAAAGCATCAGTCATAACTCGGGTGGCTGGAAGCCAGTAAATAATGGGGACAGTCAGATTCTTCGTACTGCCAATGCACAGGGCAGGGAATCAAATACAAATCACAAAAGCAATTTATTGAACGAAATGCCAAAAGCAGAAATTCAAACACAGCAAGTTCCAAAAGATGCCAGTAGACCAGAATCAAGCAAGAGCTCTTCTCACGGAAGTTATAGAGTCAAGGATGCAAAGGAACAAAATATGCATCAATTGAAGGCACAAGTTCAAGTACAGCATAGCAACAAGTTGACCAAAACATCTGATAGAGGTGAACCTAGAAATCAAGAACAGGAAATTTATCAGCAGACAACGCATCAAAATAAAAGCATGCAAATCAACAATGCAGAAATTGCTAAACCCAAATTTAAGCTAGACCTCGGAGATCCAGATATTAGTTTTCGCAGAGTAACAAATGCACCAGGACATGCTGACATAAGGCCAGTGTCAAAAGGAGCTTTACACCAGAACAACGATGCTGTAGCTGGACAATCTAGAAGTCAACCAACAACCAAACCAGTTGAAAATGACGTTAAcgcaaaaaaaattgctcagAGTTGTAGTAAAGGTGAAGCAGTTCAACCCTATTTCTTATCGAATTCTCCTACCAAAACTACGGGAATGTATCAAAATGCACAAGCTCCTCCATTGTCTCCTGCTAAAGGCccaaaaaatattgttgagTTACTTGATGAAAAAGAGGAAGGATGTTTTGAAGCTCATGTTCTTCTTGGCGGTAACAAAGCTGCTGTTACGGTctgtgttgaaaaattcaggcAAGAGTGTGAAGACATATTTTCAGTTCTGCCAAAAGAGTGCGATAAGATTTCGGTAGATCCCAACTTTAAACCAAAGGTTGGAGATCTAATCTGCGGCAAGCGGCAGGATGATTGGATACGAGGCACTGTACAATCTCTAGTTCCTTCACTGCGACTATTTGCCGTAGATGAGGGACGTGTTGAATCAGTTAGTGCTGTAAAGCCTCTTCCACAAGGATTCAGAATCCTACCAACGCTAGGAGCTATCTGTGAAGTATCTGATGCAGAATTCAAGCTGGAGCCCATGTCACAGTATGTATTTGCTGTAGTAAACAACAAGTATCAAGATGTAAGTAAGGATGGAATCGAAATCATTGTATACAATTCTGAGCAAAAATCCGGGAAAGCAATACTCAAGCCATGGGCTCCAACATCGGAACAGAAAGGTGTTCCATATGCTTCTCTTACAAGCGGGACCGAAATTTGCATAGCTTCATTCCGCAACCATAACATGATATTTGTACGGAGTCTTGTGCCCAGCGAAATGGAAACCTTCAATCGGTTAACACAGGAGGTAGCCAAGTGGTCAACTAAAGTGCAGAAGTTAACAGAGCTACCGGTAGTGGGCGAAATGGTCTTGGCTAAATATATAGAGGATGGAAATTTCTACCGTGCTATTGTTAGACAGATAAAAGAACAGAAGATTATCGTTTCCTATGTGGACTTTGGAAACAGTGAAACAACGTCACTTGAAAATCTTCGACCGATTTCCAATAGCTTGAAAGAATATAAATCATGTGTAGCAAGAATCGTCCTTAAAAATGTCCCTAAAGATGTGCCGATGACCAAGGAGCTGAGCGAGTACCTTGGAATGTTGGCTGGCATGGAAAAGCCTCTTATGTGCACCTTCGAAGGTTCCCCTTTCACAGACGGTGTAATACTGAAGGCTTCTGATGGTACGTGCATCAATGAGAAAGTTCTCAAACTATTGACACCAAGTTGGAAAACGGAAGAGGACGAAAAGACTGTATTCTTGCTGTCAGATCTGGAAGTGGCTGAGCTGGGTGAGTCAGGTCAGACTCTCAACGTTCTCAGTCTTTTTTCATATGGACCATTGCTGCATATTTTGGCACCCTATGATGTCGAATTGATAAATCACATCAATGATGTAATGGCAACTCAGATCAAAGACTATTGCGATCAGCAAAAAGATCATTACATCCCAAGGCCGGATGAATTATGCATTGCTCCATACGAAGGAATCTGGTACCGTGCCGTCTGTTTGGAAACGAACACGACACCAACGGAAAGCACGGTAAATTTCATAGATTTCGGCAATGTCGAAACAGTCAGTCACAAGAATATCAAAGTAATGAATAAAGATTTCATGTCCACTAAGACATTGGCCAATGTCTGCCAGGTCGTAAATTTAGGGCCACTTGATGAAGCTGGAGACTTACAACCCAAAATAGCTAAAAGGGTTGAAGAGTTGGTCCCTAATAATAGTGCTGTAATGGTAAAAATCGTTGAGCGTTCAAAACCTGGTGAATACATCGTTGAATTTCCAGAAATACGCGATATCCTCGTGAAAGAAGGTCTTATTGAAGTTTAA
- the vret gene encoding uncharacterized protein vret isoform X1: MARANNLDNWDPMAAHYRDANVNSYEHGPGMNLTPYARGGPETEYKLYVSNIPAELDQDGVSHLFANYGTPSSVISPPNAGWAFVSYTSFREAEKAIREVHGVKPLELRVTFAKKREERLDRNMGPRRTIESKPVPFTCNPENQPREYISPEQIPRHAAPPTCNMGRGKNLAALVHRAVSDPVSDPVYYEEDDCLYPVPNDPAYYNPYENAEPFLYTNNLWTRDRLKVSTDGTRYVTMGRGYTRYELPPRYPNVHQHIRAVYEKREAGLYQYGVNRIAEQIGKCQYCTKPASGRCQRCQEFYCNRACQVADWPRHKVDCQEIPGLDPGIDLASLSISSGDEQPVQSMNKRSVLKLRRPVKRAEFPNAPNSTSTPILDTSLTFGKENIPIFSQNQHKRDHLGDQKRVFDESISHNSGGWKPVNNGDSQILRTANAQGRESNTNHKSNLLNEMPKAEIQTQQVPKDASRPESSKSSSHGSYRVKDAKEQNMHQLKAQVQVQHSNKLTKTSDRGEPRNQEQEIYQQTTHQNKSMQINNAEIAKPKFKLDLGDPDISFRRVTNAPGHADIRPVSKGALHQNNDAVAGQSRSQPTTKPVENDVNAKKIAQSCSKGEAVQPYFLSNSPTKTTGMYQNAQAPPLSPAKGPKNIVELLDEKEEGCFEAHVLLGGNKAAVTVCVEKFRQECEDIFSVLPKECDKISVDPNFKPKVGDLICGKRQDDWIRGTVQSLVPSLRLFAVDEGRVESVSAVKPLPQGFRILPTLGAICEVSDAEFKLEPMSQYVFAVVNNKYQDVSKDGIEIIVYNSEQKSGKAILKPWAPTSEQKGVPYASLTSGTEICIASFRNHNMIFVRSLVPSEMETFNRLTQEVAKWSTKVQKLTELPVVGEMVLAKYIEDGNFYRAIVRQIKEQKIIVSYVDFGNSETTSLENLRPISNSLKEYKSCVARIVLKNVPKDVPMTKELSEYLGMLAGMEKPLMCTFEGSPFTDGVILKASDGTCINEKVLKLLTPSWKTEEDEKTVFLLSDLEVAELGESGQTLNVLSLFSYGPLLHILAPYDVELINHINDVMATQIKDYCDQQKDHYIPRPDELCIAPYEGIWYRAVCLETNTTPTESTVNFIDFGNVETVSHKNIKVMNKDFMSTKTLANVCQVVNLGPLDEAGDLQPKIAKRVEELVPNNSAVMVKIVERSKPGEYIVEFPEIRDILVKEGLIEV; encoded by the exons ATGGCACGGGCTAATAATTTAGACAATTGGGATCCGATGGCTGCTCATTACCGCGACGCCAACGTCAATTCGTACGAGCACGGACCTGGAATGAATCTGACGCCTTATGCTAG GGGAGGACCGGAAACGGAGTATAAACTCTACGTGTCGAATATCCCAGCAGAGCTAGACCAG GATGGTGTATCCCATCTTTTCGCGAATTACGGCACACCGTCCAGTGTTATATCCCCTCCGAATGCTGGCTGGGCGTTTGTGAGCTATACGAGTTTCCGTGAGGCAGAAAAGGCCATCAGAGAGGTCCATGGCGTCAAACCTTTGGAACTTCGCGTAACATTTGCAAAGAAACGTGAGGAACGACTCGATCGAAATATGGGCCCTCGCCGGACAATAGAATCCAAACCAGTACCTTTTACGTGCAATCCAGAGAACCAGCCGAGGGAGTACATCAGTCCTGAACAGATTCCACGACATGCTGCACCGCC TACCTGTAATATGGGTCGTGGTAAGAATTTGGCTGCATTGGTGCACAGGGCTGTTAGTGATCCTGTTTCTGATCCTGTGTACTATGAGGAGGATGATTGTTTATATCCAGTTCCCAATGATCCAGCTTATTATAATCCATATGAAAATGCAGAACCTTTTTTATATACAAATAATTTGTGGACTAG AGATCGGCTGAAAGTATCCACTGATGGGACCAGATATGTTACCATGGGGCGTGGCTACACCAGGTATGAACTGCCACCACGATATCCTAATGTGCACCAGCATATAAGAGCTGTTTACGAAAAAAGAGAAGCC gggCTCTATCAGTATGGCGTAAATAGAATTGCTGAGCAGATCGGCAAGTGTCAATACTGTACCAAACCAGCTTCAGGCCGCTGCCAGCGTTGTCAGGAATTTTATTGCAACAGAGCCTGCCAGGTAGCTGACTGGCCGAGGCATAAAGTTGATTGCCAGGAAATACC AGGATTGGACCCTGGAATTGACTTAGCGTCTCTTTCTATCTCAAGCGGTGATGAGCAACCAGTACAATCAATGAATAAACGAAGTGTTCTGAAACTGAGACGCCCAGTAAAACGAGCAGAGTTCCCGAATGCACCAAATTCGACATCAACACCTATTCTAGACACATCTCTGAcatttggaaaagaaaatatcccgattttttcacagaatcaACACAAACGCGATCACCTCGGTGATCAAAAGAGAGTTTTTGATGAAAGCATCAGTCATAACTCGGGTGGCTGGAAGCCAGTAAATAATGGGGACAGTCAGATTCTTCGTACTGCCAATGCACAGGGCAGGGAATCAAATACAAATCACAAAAGCAATTTATTGAACGAAATGCCAAAAGCAGAAATTCAAACACAGCAAGTTCCAAAAGATGCCAGTAGACCAGAATCAAGCAAGAGCTCTTCTCACGGAAGTTATAGAGTCAAGGATGCAAAGGAACAAAATATGCATCAATTGAAGGCACAAGTTCAAGTACAGCATAGCAACAAGTTGACCAAAACATCTGATAGAGGTGAACCTAGAAATCAAGAACAGGAAATTTATCAGCAGACAACGCATCAAAATAAAAGCATGCAAATCAACAATGCAGAAATTGCTAAACCCAAATTTAAGCTAGACCTCGGAGATCCAGATATTAGTTTTCGCAGAGTAACAAATGCACCAGGACATGCTGACATAAGGCCAGTGTCAAAAGGAGCTTTACACCAGAACAACGATGCTGTAGCTGGACAATCTAGAAGTCAACCAACAACCAAACCAGTTGAAAATGACGTTAAcgcaaaaaaaattgctcagAGTTGTAGTAAAGGTGAAGCAGTTCAACCCTATTTCTTATCGAATTCTCCTACCAAAACTACGGGAATGTATCAAAATGCACAAGCTCCTCCATTGTCTCCTGCTAAAGGCccaaaaaatattgttgagTTACTTGATGAAAAAGAGGAAGGATGTTTTGAAGCTCATGTTCTTCTTGGCGGTAACAAAGCTGCTGTTACGGTctgtgttgaaaaattcaggcAAGAGTGTGAAGACATATTTTCAGTTCTGCCAAAAGAGTGCGATAAGATTTCGGTAGATCCCAACTTTAAACCAAAGGTTGGAGATCTAATCTGCGGCAAGCGGCAGGATGATTGGATACGAGGCACTGTACAATCTCTAGTTCCTTCACTGCGACTATTTGCCGTAGATGAGGGACGTGTTGAATCAGTTAGTGCTGTAAAGCCTCTTCCACAAGGATTCAGAATCCTACCAACGCTAGGAGCTATCTGTGAAGTATCTGATGCAGAATTCAAGCTGGAGCCCATGTCACAGTATGTATTTGCTGTAGTAAACAACAAGTATCAAGATGTAAGTAAGGATGGAATCGAAATCATTGTATACAATTCTGAGCAAAAATCCGGGAAAGCAATACTCAAGCCATGGGCTCCAACATCGGAACAGAAAGGTGTTCCATATGCTTCTCTTACAAGCGGGACCGAAATTTGCATAGCTTCATTCCGCAACCATAACATGATATTTGTACGGAGTCTTGTGCCCAGCGAAATGGAAACCTTCAATCGGTTAACACAGGAGGTAGCCAAGTGGTCAACTAAAGTGCAGAAGTTAACAGAGCTACCGGTAGTGGGCGAAATGGTCTTGGCTAAATATATAGAGGATGGAAATTTCTACCGTGCTATTGTTAGACAGATAAAAGAACAGAAGATTATCGTTTCCTATGTGGACTTTGGAAACAGTGAAACAACGTCACTTGAAAATCTTCGACCGATTTCCAATAGCTTGAAAGAATATAAATCATGTGTAGCAAGAATCGTCCTTAAAAATGTCCCTAAAGATGTGCCGATGACCAAGGAGCTGAGCGAGTACCTTGGAATGTTGGCTGGCATGGAAAAGCCTCTTATGTGCACCTTCGAAGGTTCCCCTTTCACAGACGGTGTAATACTGAAGGCTTCTGATGGTACGTGCATCAATGAGAAAGTTCTCAAACTATTGACACCAAGTTGGAAAACGGAAGAGGACGAAAAGACTGTATTCTTGCTGTCAGATCTGGAAGTGGCTGAGCTGGGTGAGTCAGGTCAGACTCTCAACGTTCTCAGTCTTTTTTCATATGGACCATTGCTGCATATTTTGGCACCCTATGATGTCGAATTGATAAATCACATCAATGATGTAATGGCAACTCAGATCAAAGACTATTGCGATCAGCAAAAAGATCATTACATCCCAAGGCCGGATGAATTATGCATTGCTCCATACGAAGGAATCTGGTACCGTGCCGTCTGTTTGGAAACGAACACGACACCAACGGAAAGCACGGTAAATTTCATAGATTTCGGCAATGTCGAAACAGTCAGTCACAAGAATATCAAAGTAATGAATAAAGATTTCATGTCCACTAAGACATTGGCCAATGTCTGCCAGGTCGTAAATTTAGGGCCACTTGATGAAGCTGGAGACTTACAACCCAAAATAGCTAAAAGGGTTGAAGAGTTGGTCCCTAATAATAGTGCTGTAATGGTAAAAATCGTTGAGCGTTCAAAACCTGGTGAATACATCGTTGAATTTCCAGAAATACGCGATATCCTCGTGAAAGAAGGTCTTATTGAAGTTTAA